A genomic segment from Colletotrichum higginsianum IMI 349063 chromosome 5, whole genome shotgun sequence encodes:
- a CDS encoding Zinc-binding oxidoreductase, translated as MAGKMEALVTETPSGSAPIMVKKSIPVPEPAPNQALVKISHIAQNPTDIQSLDSNAFGADAVLGCDFVGVVEKTGDKCSKLAEGDTVAGLVWGGEIKGLGAYGEYSLADDKISFRVPKNISLEEAATLPLASMTAWLALFSKDSLSISRDSGSDASILIWGGSSSVGSYAIQIAALHGLNVITTCSPRHFDLVKLLGASHVFDYRERDVVESIKKVAPRLEYVFDTIGNETSSGQASQAITESGGRLCTVRPGKANTENVTKQTKVTDVLVWTAFLKDHQYGPFKWPANESDHKLGAEFFEKLPGWVEDGTIKPNTPQVIPGGLDRVEKGFQTYRDGSISGTKLVYKL; from the exons ATGGCTGGAAAAATGGAAGCCCTCGTGACCGAAACTCCAAGCGGCAGTGCACCAATCATGGTGAAGAAGTCGATCCCCGTGCCCGAGCCTGCCCCCAACCAGGCTTTGGTGAAGATTTCACACATTGCCCAGAACCCAACGGATA TTCAGTCTCTTGATAGCAACGCATTTGGGGcagacgccgtcctcggctgTGACTttgtcggcgtcgtggagaagacgggcgacAAGTGCAGCAAGCTCGCTGAGGGAGATACAGTAGCGGGGCTCGTCTGGGGAG GTGAGATCAAAGGCCTCGGTGCCTACGGGGAGTactccctcgccgacgacaagatcAGCTTCCGGGTCCCCAAGAACATCTCGTTGGAAGAGGCCGCAACGCTTCCCCTGGCTTCCATGACTGCGTGGctcgccctcttctccaaAGATTCGCTCAGCATCTCGCGGGACAGCGGGTCGGACGCTTCCATCTTGATCTGGGGCGGCAGCT CCAGTGTTGGATCATACGCGATTCAGATCGCGGCACTCCACGGGCTCAACGTCATCACGACATGCAGCCCCCGCCACTTTGACCTGGTCAAGTTGCTCGGGGCGAGCCACGTCTTTGACTACCGCGAGAGGGATGTCGTCGAGTCCATCAAGAAAGTCGCCCCTCGCCTCGAGTACGTCTTTGACACAATCGGGAACGAGACGTCGTCCGGCCAGGCCTCCCAGGCCATCACCGAGAGTGGTGGACGTCTCTGTACCGTGCGCCCTGGGAAGGCCAACACCGAGAACGTCACCAAGCAGACCAAAGTGACGGACGTGTTGGTCTGGACCGCGTTCCTGAAAGATCACCAATATGGACCGTTCAAGTGGCCG GCCAATGAGAGTGACCACAAGCTCGGTGCCGAATTCTTCGAAAAGCTCCCCGGCTgggtcgaggacggcacgATCAAGCCCAATACGCCGCAGGTAATTCCGGGAGGTCTCGATAGGGTCGAGAAGGGGTTTCAGACTTATCGAGATGGGTCTATTTCGGGAACCAAGTTGGTGTACAAGCTGTGA
- a CDS encoding OPT family small oligopeptide transporter has product MAADISHTPPEYVDSEKSAVPDKDSFKTARNIHDQDVELENGHLAELEVDMGRVLDEEGEGDYEADTSPFPQVRAVVPETDDTAIPINTFRAWFLGIIFVFLGAGVNQFFSLRYPGVHIVSLVAELLAFPLGVALAKILPISRFNPDHHFNIKEHALVTIMSNVSFGFGSADATNIIQAARLYGFTIPPGFSVLVVLCCQLSGYAVAGLATPWLVKPASMIWPGVLSNVALLSSLHSRANAVADGWRITRIKFFMIVGGCAFVWYWFPGLIWTGLSYFTWICWIAPNNLAVNQVFGMVTGMGLFPLTFDWSMIAYNTNPLLSPHWAALNVFFGFAFFFWIITPAIYYSNTWFTSYMPFCTADVYDRFGTLYDVSKVLTNNEFDQQKYAEYSPPYLPATFAFVYGLSFASITSVLSHVYFFHFDEIMHAMRGTLKLDIHARLMKSYKTVKWWWWVVILLVVFGMSVGTAQGYDTGLPWWGVILAFVIPAVYMVPCGMIQGVTNVDANQLNVLSEFIGGYLFQGKPVANILFKILSTDVVGQGLYFAADMKLGHYLKIPPMTLFFAQGLATILGALTQTGVTLWMLGNVDGICTEDQPNGFSCPNGRTVFSSSVIWGLVGPARLYSVGAIYSGLLHFFWIGLILPPITYFIFKKTRSEFIRKINWPLIFVGTYNVPPATGINYSSWYIVNLVFNKIIYRKFYAWWSKYNYVLAAALDTGLAISGIVIFFAVTYGPNAQFPDWWGNTVWQNTADGLGLPWLEMPAVGYFGPANGTWS; this is encoded by the exons ATGGCCGCCGACATCAGCCACACGCCGCCAGAGTACGTCGACTCGGAGAAGTCTGCAGTCCCGGACAAAGACAGCTTCAAGACGGCCCGCAACATCCACGACCAagacgtcgagctcgagaatGGAcacctcgccgagctggaggtcgacatgggccgggtcctcgacgaggagggtgagGGAGACTACGAGGCCGACACCTCTCCGTTCCCGCAAGTGAGGGCCGTTGTgcccgagacggacgacACCGCGATCCCGATCAACACGTTCCGGGCTTGGTTTCTTGGTATC atcttcgtcttcctcggcgccggcgtcaacCAGTTCTTCTCGCTGCGCTATCCCGGTGTCCACATCGTCTCGCTCGTGGCAGAGCTGCTGGCGTTTcccctcggcgtcgcgctGGCCAAGATCCTGCCCATCAGCCGCTTCAACCCGGACCACCACTTCAACATCAAGGAGCACgccctcgtcaccatcaTGTCGAACGTGTCCTTCGGCTTCGGGTCCGCCGACGCCACCAACATCATCCAGGCCGCCAGGCTGTACGGCTTCACCATCCCCCCCGGCTTCTCGGTCCTGGTCGTGCTGTGCTGCCAGCTTAGCGGgtacgccgtcgccggcctcgccacGCCGTGGCTCGTCAAGCCGGCGAGCATGATCTGGCCCGGCGTGCTCAGCAACGTGGCGCTGCTCAGCTCCCTCCACTCGAGGGCCAACGCGGTCGCTGACGGGTGGAGGATCACACGCATCAAGTTCTTCATGATCGTCGGCGGGTGCGCCTTCGTCTGGTACTGGTTCCCCGGCCTCATCTGGACGGGGCTGAGCTACTTCACGTGGATCTGCTGGATCGCGCCCAACAACCTGGCGGTCAACCAGGTCTTCGGCATGGTGACGGGCATGGGGCTGTTCCCCCTCACCTTTGACTGGTCCATGATCGCATACAACACCAACCCGCTCCTGAGCCCGCACTGGGCCGCGTTGAATGTCTTCTTCGGctttgccttcttcttctggatCATCACGCCGGCCATCTACTACAGCAACACCTGGTTCACCTCGTACATGCCCTTCTGCACGGCGGATGTCTACGACCGGTTCGGCACGCTGTACGACGTGTCCAAGGTGCTGACGAACAACGAGTTCGACCAGCAAAAGTACGCAGAGTACTCACCCCCGTATCTGCCTGCAACGTTTGCGTTTGTCTATGGGCTGTCGTTTGCGTCCATCACGAG TGTCCTATCTCATGTATACTTCTTCCACTTTGACGAAATCATGCACGCCATGAGAGGCACGCTCAAGCTGGACATTCACGCACGTCTGATGAAGTCCTACAAGACCGTcaagtggtggtggtgggtcgtcatcctgctcgtcgtcttcggcatgAGCGTCGGCACCGCCCAGGGCTACGACACCGGGTTGCCGTGGTGGGGAGTcatcctcgccttcgtcATCCCGGCTGTCTACATGGTCCCCTGCGGCATGATCCAGGGCGTCACAAACGTCGATGCCAACCAGCTGAACGTGCTGTCAGAGTTCATCGGGGGCTACTTGTTCCAGGGGAAACCTGTCGCCAACATCCTCTTCAAGATCCTGAGCACAGACGTCGTCGGTCAAGGTCTATACTTCGCGGCGGATATGAAGCTGGGGCATTACCTGAAGATCCCGCCCATGACTCTCTTCTTCGCGCAGGGTCTCGCTACCATTCTTGGAGCCTTGACCCAGACCGGTGTCACACTCTGGATGCTGGGCAATGTGGACGGCATCTGTACGGAAGACCAGCCCAACGGCTTTTCTTGTCCCAATGGTCGTACCGTATTCTCTTCTTCCGTTATCTGGGGTCTTGTTGGGCCCGCGCGTCTCTActccgtcggcgccatctACTCTGGCCTGCTGCATTTCTTCTGGATCGGCCTCATTCTGCCGCCCATCACGTACTTCATCTTCAAGAAGACCCGTTCGGAGTTCATCCGGAAGATAAACTGGCCGCTCATCTTTGTCGGGACATACAACGTCCCTCCGGCCACCGGCATCAACTACTCCTCCTGGTACATCGTCAACCTGGTCTTCAACAAGATCATCTACCGCAAGTTCTACGCCTGGTGGAGCAAGTACAACTACGTGCTCGCCGCGGCGTTAGACACAGGTCTTGCCATCAGtggcatcgtcatcttctttGCGGTGACTTATG GCCCGAATGCGCAGTTCCCGGATTGGTGGGGGAACACCGTCTGGCAGAACACGGCGGATGGTCTGGGGCTGCCCTGGTTGGAGATGCCTGCGGTGGGATATTTCGGCCCTGCGAACGGGACTTGGTCTTAG
- a CDS encoding Major facilitator superfamily transporter: MSQPLEKQSKHDPAVGEKDAGVHVGIEGQYQVDAEGPVYKDSKRTWKSFFWSTLDVPKEEARFLTKLDLTLISSSALGVMCRYLDQVNITNAFNSGMKEDLALYGKELNYANAIWSAAYVFGQVPSNLLLTRVNAPLYIAFLEFAWTVFTFATAGVKDVNQLYVFRFFVGLFEAGHFPAVMYVCSSYYKPHELARRNTLIQIFTSVGPLFSGFLMAAVHAGLDGASGLPGWRWMYIVCGCISLPCAVWTAFAMPQLPSRAKANWIFTEKEIELARARMPTETKPFTGLFKWKDIRRWHTTWHVYLLIFWVKSYNTPGKPAVFSVAEINIIPLGINIISIVCTLINSWVSDSLPGAARWPGMLFASVMAIIFPIALAATPVHPPNIATRWTLYYLTALSGTCAGLTWTWVNETNRHDPEKRAYVSALMNAFAYIFTAWVPIFTFPANLQPYIVTGNYITAGFGAAAAITVLVIRRFYNRDLQKKQILKV, encoded by the exons ATGTCACAACCACTGGAAAAACAGTCGAAACATGATCCGGCCGTTGGGGAGAAGGATGCCGGAGTCCACGTCGGGATCGAAGGACAGTACCAGGTCGATGCAGAGGGCCCGGTGTACAAGGACTCGAAACGGACTTGGAAATCATTTTTCTGGTCAA CCCTCGATGTCCCGAAAGAGGAAGCCCGGTTTCTGACCAAGCTCGACTTGACTCTGATCTCTTCATCTGCACTGGGTGTCATGTGTCGCTATCTGGATCAGGTCAACATCACCAACGCCTTCA ACAGCGGTATGAAGGAAGATCTTGCGCTGTACGGCAAAGAACTCAATTACGCCAATGCCATTTGGAGTGCAGCATACGTCTTTGGACAGGTCCCGTCAAATTTGCTCCTCACACGA GTCAACGCTCCGCTTTACATCGCCTTCCTTGAGTTTGCGTGGACTGTTTTCACCTTTGCCACTGCTGGCGTCAAAGACGTCAACCAGCTCTACGTGTTCCGGTTCTT TGTTGGCTTATTCGAGGCCGGACACTTTCCGGCCGTCATGTACGTGTGCTCGAGCTACTACAAACCCCACGAGCTGGCCCGGCGGAATACGTTGATCCAGATATTCACATCTGTCGGCCCTCTGTTCTCTGGCTTCCTCATGGCTGCGGTTCACGCGGGCCTTGACGGAGCCAGCGGCTTGCCGGGATGGCGATGGATGTACAT CGTCTGCGGATGCATCTCGCTTCCATGCGCAGTTTGGACTGCGTTTGCAATGCCTCAGCTTCCTTCCCGTGCAAAAGCCAACTG GATCTTCACCGAGAAAGAAATCGAGCTCGCCCGTGCCAGAATGCCAACCGAGACCAAGCCCTTCACCGGTCTCTTCAAGTGGAAAGACATACGCCGCTGGCACACGACTTGGCACGTGTACCTTT TGATATTCTGGGTCAAGAGCTACAATACGCCTGGAAAGCCGGCCGTGTTCTCGGTGGCTGAGATCAACATCATTCCTCTCGGT ATCAACATCATCTCCATCGTCTGCACCCTCATCAACTCTTGGGTATCCGACAGCCTGCCGGGCGCGGCGCGGTGGCCCGGTATGCTGTTCGCGAGCGTCATGGCCATCATCTTCCCAatcgccctggccgccacGCCGGTCCATCCTCCCAACATTGCAACTCGTTGGACCTTGTATT ATCTCACTGCCCTTTCCGGTACGTGTGCAGGTCTCACGTGGACATGGGTGAACGAGACGAACCGACACGATCCCGAGAAGCGGGCATACGTTTCTGCTTTG ATGAACGCGTTTGCCTACATCTTCACCGCTTGGGTTCCGATTTTCACCTTCCCGGCCAATCTCCAGCCGTATATCGTCACCGGTAACTACATCACGGCTGGCTTCGGTGCCGCTGCAGCGATAACAGTTCTCGTCATCCGTCGCTTTTACAACCGGGATCTCCAAAAGAAGCAGATCCTCAAAGTCTAG
- a CDS encoding Aflatoxin B1 aldehyde reductase member 2 produces the protein MSSVNKSPLNLILGVQSVGDTSADPMARFYTPEEVNGFLDIFLQRGYNHLDTSRMYSPNAPGSSEARLGAAGAGERFIIDTKVMSWAFKHTTDNVLSEIDASLEALKVKQINTEFLHIPDRTTPFEEACVAMDQAVKEGKVKKWGLSNYTAGEVRQFLDICEARGLVKPSVYEGPYNPIMRGGEKELFPILRENGIDFNAYSPAASGFFAGNHKTARPGGRFDESLPAGAAWSMIYKKPSIVAAADKAVAVASKHGVSGHAAALRWTVYHGILSKEHGDSVIVGASSREQLEANLDIIEQGPLPQEVVLALDAVHEEIGSEVSYHM, from the exons ATGTCGTCCGTCAACAAATCACCTCTGAATTTGATCCTTGGGGTCCAAAGC GTTGGTGACACGTCCGCCGATCCAATGGCACGTTTCTACACCCCCGAAGAAGTGAATGGCTTCCTCGACATCTTTCTCCAACGCGGCTACAACCACCTAGACACCTCGCGCATGTACTCACCCAACGCCCCGGGAAGCTCCGAAGCCCGGCTCGGagccgccggtgccggggaGAGATTCATCATCGACACAAAAGTTATGTCATGGGCGTTCAAACACACCACGGACAACGTCCTGAGCGAGATCGACGCCTCGCTCGAGGCTTTGAAGGTCAAGCAGATCAACACGGAGTTCCTGCACATACCTGACCGGACCACGCCGTTTGAAGAGGCCTGCGTCGCCATGGACCAGGCAGTCAAGGAGGGCAAAGTGAAGAAATGGGGCCTCTCCAACTACACCGCCGGGGAAGTCAGGCAATTCCTCGACATATGTGAGGCGCGCGGCCTTGTCAAGCCCAGCGTCTACGAAGGCCCCTACAACCCCATCATGCGGGGCGGCGAAAAGGAGCTCTTCCCGATCCTGCGGGAGAACGGGATCGACTTTAATGCGTACAGTCCTGCCGCGTCGGGATTCTTCGCTGGCAACCACAAAACTGCCAGACCAGGCGGACGGTTCGACGAATCG TTACCCGCGGGTGCAGCATGGTCCATGATCTACAAGAAGCCGTCCATCGTGGCTGCGGCCGACAAGGCGGTTGCCGTCGCGTCGAAGCATGGTGTCAGCGGGCACGCAGCTGCTCTGCGGTGGACGGTTTACCACGGTATCCTGAGCAAGGAGCATGGCGATTCCGTCATCGTTGGTGCTTCCAGTCGAGAGCAGCTTGAGGCTAACTTGGACATAATTGAGCAGGGCCCTCTTCCCCAAGAGGTCGTATTGGCTCTCGACGCTGTGCACGAGGAGATTGGGTCCGAGGTTTCGTACCATATGTAG
- a CDS encoding Ribonuclease, with protein sequence MQFSLVLVSLFALAAQAIPTEPLQKRATTCGSTYYTTAQVNAASNAACNYVKAGTVAGSSTYPHRYNNYEGFNFDVSGPWYEFPIRTSGVYTGGSPGADRVVINASCGQAGQITHTGASGNAFVGCTGTS encoded by the exons ATGCAGTTctctctcgtcctcgtctcccTGTTCGCCCTCGCGGCCCAGGCCATCCCCACGGAGCCCCTCCAGAAGCGCGCCACGACCTGCGGAAGCACCTACTACACCACCGCCCAGGTCAACGCCGCCTCCAACGCCGCCTGCAACTACGTCAAagccggcaccgtcgccggcAGCTCCACCTACCCCCACCGCTACAACAACTACGAGGGCTTCAACTTCGACGTCAGCGGGCCCTGGTACGAGTTCCCGATCCGGACGAGCGGCGTCTACACCGGAG GCTCTCCCGGTGCTGACCGTGTTGTCATCAACGCGTCTTGCGGCCAGGCCGGCCAGATCACCCACACCGGCGCCAGCGGCAACGCCTTTGTTGGTTGCACCGGCACCTCTTAG
- a CDS encoding NmrA-like family protein — protein MELKAALHGATAIFAITDFWSAIQTEQVACAVRDEGIDVAQIVVGFYNSNIVPGAYFGPEVNQTTKKAEFEGPVSVDSLIPFIDALVSTGPFVRELLAEPAEGISQDASQSQCRGSVEE, from the exons ATGGAGCTTAAAGCGGCACTTCATGGTGCCACTGCAATCTTCGCTATCACCGACTTCTGGAGCGCCATCCAAACCGAGCAAGTTGCCTGCGCCGTCCGAGACGAGGGCATCgacgtggcc CAAATCGTGGTCGGATTCTACAACTCTAACATTGTGCCCGGAGCCTACTTTGGACCTGAGGTCAACCAAACCACTAAGAAAGCCGAGTTCGAGGGACCCGTAAGTGTCGACTCTCTGATTCCGttcatcgacgccctcgtcagcACTGGTCCGTTTGTAAGAGAGCTGCTTGCAGAACCGGCAGAAGGAATCTCTCAAGATGCTAGTCAATCTCAGTGTCGGGGCAGTGTCGAAGAGTAG
- a CDS encoding WD domain-containing protein — protein MRVIKPTWLSHSGEQKDFEVYSCHVSSDGKRLATAGGDGHVRVWSTEAIYGDANGEAEGKPRQLCHMSHHLGTIHSVRFSPNSRYLASGADDKLICVYHLDKSPPVASFGLGADPPPVENWKTYKRLVGHENDVQDLAWSYDSSILVSVGLDSKIVVWSGHSFEKLKTITVHSSHVKGITFDPANKFFATASDDRTIKIFRFTPPAPNATQHDMVNNFVLETTISAPFKSSPLTTYFRRCSWSPDGNHIAAPNAVNGPVSSVAIIERTRWDSEINLIGHEGPTEVCMFSPRLFHTENPVEQPENNALVTVIASAGQDKTLSIWNTNTSRPVVILQDVASKSISDLAWSPDGTTIFASSLDGSLLGIKFDHGELGWVANADENDKALQKYGASRKGMGIAEDIEGLNLENQSKAGESRAAESRMGALMGDAGSSKGPTPATNGTKTVGNGTGTSTPRATNGNVDPEKDKEKEKEKTAEESGDKSAERVKELKSRVTVGKDGRKRVAPLLVSSSGTGQSSLPQTQLVGSTSTAKAAQNDAPQAILDLDRPFEGLPKGGVAAMLLGNKRKAQVVEGEEEDDHGSKRQATDPTPVVLNGVDGVEQASVVPVAHGVVPTPEYLRPAVLNPSIAFAQIRLGVPKVRSQIVRPLERGVLLPESSTDDAYKVPENIILEARNPVQIRDPSSISATKRGTLLWQDYLPRAVILVTGNKQFWAAACEDGSIYTWTPAGRRLMNPIIMESQPVILECRNSYLLCINAVGLCHVWDLQKQAALHPPVSLGPVLELATTTLNLNTTTPGPGITSAQLNSTGHIVVTLTNGDGYYYTRDMFSWQRVSEAWWAVGSQYWNSNDSSISALQSTAVGPVTPAKPKDESTANVSAGIIPYLERHTTNEFLLKGRAYTLQRIVKLLLSKDGFEGFESTVSIAHLENRIAAALHLDARDEFRLYLFMYAKRLGAEGHRGKVEELLNSLLGGILRDKTDKASDNGRGWFSQEDEICGWDRKELLKGVVMILGKFRELQRLTIQYARVLDLNLESEGAMEVEP, from the exons ATGCGCGTCATTAAGCCAACATGGCTGAGCCATAGCGGCGAGCAGAAGGATTTCGAAGTCTACAGCTGCCATGTGTCCTCGGACGGCAAGCGACTCGcgaccgccggcggcgatggccatGTGCGAGTATGGTCGACCGAGGCCATCTATGGCGACGCCAATGGAGAGGCAGAAGGCAAGCCGCGACAGCTCTGCCACATGAGCCATCATCTCGGCACCATCCACTCCGTTCGCTTCTCTCCAAACAGCCGATACCTCGCGTCCGGTGCCGACGACAAGCTCATCTGCGTCTACCACCTCGACAAGAGCCCCCCGGTGGCTTCTTTTG GACTCGGTGCCGATCCCCCACCCGTCGAAAACTGGAAGACATACAAGCGGCTCGTCGGGCACGAGAACGACGTCCAAGACCTCGCCTGGTCCTATGACTCGTCAATACTGGTCTCGGTCGGCCTGGACTCCAAGATCGTCGTCTGGTCGGGACACAGcttcgagaagctcaagaccATCACCGTCCACTCCAGTCACGTCAAGGGCATTACCTTTGACCCCGCCAACAAGTTTTTTGCAACGGCAAGCGACGACCGAACCATCAAGATATTCCGCTTTACCCCTCCCGCGCCGAACGCGACACAACACGACATGGTTAACAACTTTGTGCTGGAGACGACGATCAGCGCCCCCTTCAAAAGTTCCCCTTTGACGACGTACTTCCGGAGGTGTTCGTGGTCTCCCGATGGTAACCACATTGCTGCGcccaacgccgtcaacggccCCGTGAGCTCTGTTGCCATCATAGAGCGCACGCGGTGGGACAGCGAAATCAACCTGATCGGCCACGAGGGGCCTACCGAAGTTTGCATGTTTTCTCCTCGACTGTTTCATACCGAGAACCCGGTGGAGCAACCTGAGAACAACGCGCTCGTCACCGTCATTGCCTCGGCTGGCCAAGACAAGACCCTGAGCATCTGGAACACGAACACGTCGCGTCCCGTTGTGATCCTGCAAGACGTCGCCAGCAAATCCATCTCCGACTTGGCCTGGTCACCGGACGGAACTACCATCTTCGCATCGAGTCTGGACGGTTCGCTCCTCGGCATCAAGTTTGACCACGGGGAGCTGGGATGGGTTGCCAACGCGGACGAGAACGACAAGGCATTACAAAAGTACGGCGCGTCGCgcaagggcatgggtatcgCCGAGGACATCGAGGGCCTCAATCTCGAGAACCAAAGCAAAGCTGGCGAgtcccgcgccgccgaaTCGAGGATGGGTGCATTGATGGGCGACGCGGGTTCGTCCAAGGGGCCGACACCAGCCACCAACGGGACGAAAACGGTCGGCAACGGAACAGGAACGTCGACGCCCCGAGCGACCAATGGCAACGTCGACCccgagaaggacaaggaaaaagagaaggagaagacggcggaaGAGAGTGGCGACAAGTCGGCGGAACGAGTTAAGGAGCTCAAGTCTCGAGTGACGGTTGGCAAGGACGGTAGGAAACGCGTCGCGCCGCTTCTGGTATCGTCGTCGGGCACCGGCCAGTCGTCTCTTCCCCAGACGCAGCTAGTTGGATCCACATCAACCGCGAAGGCGGCGCAGAACGACGCCCCGCAGGCGATTTTGGACCTCGACCGGCCGTTTGAGGGACTTCCCAAGGgtggcgtcgccgccatgtTGCTTGGCAACAAGCGCAAGGCGCaagtcgtcgagggcgaggaagaagacgaccaTGGATCGAAGCGACAGGCGACAGACCCTACCCCAGTCGTGCTCAACGGTGTCGACGGAGTCGAGCAAGCGTCCGTCGTGCCGGTTGCCCACGGCGTAGTGCCGACGCCCGAGTATCTTCGTCCCGCGGTCCTCAACCCGTCCATCGCCTTTGCGCAGATCCGGCTGGGCGTGCCCAAGGTCCGATCTCAGATCGTGCGGCCCTTGGAACGGGGCGTGCTGCTTCCCGAAAGTAGCACGGACGATGCCTACAAGGTGCCCGAGAACATCATCCTCGAAGCCCGGAACCCGGTCCAGATTCGAGatccctcctccatctctgCGACCAAGCGCGGAACGCTGCTCTGGCAAGATTATCTGCCGAGGGCCGTTATCCTCGTGACAGGCAACAAACAGTTCTGGGCGGCAGCCTGCGAAGACGGAAGCATCTACACGTGGACGCCcgccggccggcggctgATGAATCCTATCATTATGGAATCGCAACCTGTTATCTTGGAGTGTCGGAATAGCTACCTGCTCTGCATCAACGCGGTTGGTCTATGCCATGTCTGGGACCTCCAGAAACAGGCAGCACTGCACCCGCCAGTCTCGCTCGGTCCCGTACTCGAGCTCgcaacgacgacgctgaACCTCAACACTACGACGCCGGGCCCCGGCATCACCTCGGCGCAGCTGAACTCGACGGGCCACATCGTAGTGACGCTGACGAACGGAGATGGGTACTACTACACCCGCGACATGTTCTCGTGGCAGCGCGTCAGCGAAGCATGGTGGGCCGTCGGTTCGCAGTACTGGAACAGCAACGACTCGTCCATCAGCGCTCTGCAGTCGACCGCCGTGGGACCGGTGACACCGGCCAAGCCCAAGGACGAAAGCACTGCCAACGTCTCGGCCGGCATCATCCCGTACCTCGAGCGTCACACGACGAACGAGTTCTTACTCAAGGGCCGGGCCTACACGCTGCAGCGAATAGtcaagctgctgctgagcAAGGACGGCTTCGAGGGCTTCGAGTCGACGGTCAGCATCGCCCACTTGGAGAACCGTATCGCCGCTGCTCTCCATTTGGACGCGAGGGACGAGTTCCGCCTCTACCTGTTCATGTACGCCAAGCGTCTGGGTGCCGAGGGCCACCgcggcaaggtcgaggaACTGCTCAACAGTCTactcggcggcatcctcaGGGACAAGACCGACAAGGCGAGCGACAACGGCCGAGGATGGTTCAGCCAGGAAGACGAGATTTGTGGCTGGGACCGCAAGGAGCTCCTGAAGGGTGTCGTCATGATTCTCG GCAAATTCCGCGAGCTCCAACGGCTCACAATCCAGTACGCGCGTGTGCTCGATCTTAACTTGGAGAGTGAGGGCGCGATGGAGGTTGAGCCATGA
- a CDS encoding Oocyte zinc finger protein XlCOF20 yields the protein MAPTELQPRQTPHEHRRPPQTGASVGEEAMHTSNSRMIQKHPATFQCTLCPKRFTRAFSLRNHLRAHGDVRPFVCSVCGKAFTRQHDRKSHEGLHSGEKKFVCEGDLRAGGQWGCGRRFARASNLGRHFRSECGRVCIKPLLDEELADRRAAWERERMEAWERRATALEPSSQAAAIWPAYGPQHRAAS from the coding sequence ATGGCTCCCACAGAGCTGCAACCACGCCAAACCCCCCACGAACATCGTCGACCACCGCAGACCGGAGCTTCGGTTGGAGAAGAGGCCATGCACACTAGTAACAGTCGCATGATCCAGAAGCATCCCGCCACGTTCCAGTGCACCCTCTGTCCCAAGCGGTTCACGAGGGCGTTCTCATTGCGGAACCACCTCCGGGCGCACGGAGACGTGCGTCCTTTCGTATGCTCGGTATGCGGGAAGGCGTTTACGAGGCAGCACGACAGGAAGAGCCACGAAGGGCTCCATTcgggggagaagaagttcGTGTGCGAGGGTGACCtgcgcgccggcggccagtGGGGTTGCGGCCGACGGTTTGCGCGCGCCAGCAACCTTGGGAGGCACTTCCGCTCCGAGTGCGGCAGGGTCTGCATCAAGCCGCTCTTGGACGAAGAGTTGGCGGATCGCAGGGCGGCttgggagcgggagcggaTGGAGGCTTGGGAGCGTAGGGCGACGGCTTTGGAGCCATCGTCACAGGCGGCTGCAATCTGGCCCGCATACGGGCCACAACATCGTGCTGCGAGTTGA